A part of Deinococcus sp. QL22 genomic DNA contains:
- a CDS encoding bifunctional diguanylate cyclase/phosphodiesterase, translating into MDQLPEEARLAELYRYGILDTLPEPQFDRIITLAAHSLHMPMAAITLVDRDRQWFKSRLGIQEEEMPRSSSFCALTLQHSGVLVIPDATLDPRVAEFSTVTGEAHIRFYAGAPLCTPEGHSLGAICIIDRVPREFTAEDAAVLKHFAALVMDQLKLHLTVQQLGDLALLDPLTGLPNRANFNQRLLHATRRANQTGKNVVLGLMDLDRFKLVNDTFGHAAGDELLRLVALRLQDCVASSDTIARMGGDEFALIFTDLAPATDSQRIVDRITQAFVAPFRVNGQEVFVHSSLGLSVYPENASDLETLLSQADTAMYRSKRAGGGHAFFHPRHDQPVPAEMELLAALHHALEHREFELLYQPIVRTHDHTVMSYEALIRWNRAGTVISPLDFIPLAETSGLILPLGRWVLREACTAVAQGRLPRVAINVSPLEFTQPGYSEQVALILRETGVDPQQIMLEITESSLLDPVRGQEVLRELRDLDIHVGLDDFGMGYSSLSALAQLPVEVLKIDRFSPSMLMTQAPKASALRS; encoded by the coding sequence ATGGATCAGTTACCTGAAGAGGCCCGACTGGCGGAACTGTACCGGTACGGTATCCTCGATACCCTGCCTGAACCTCAGTTCGACCGCATTATCACCTTGGCTGCGCACTCCCTCCACATGCCGATGGCCGCGATTACGCTTGTTGACCGTGACCGGCAATGGTTCAAATCCCGTCTCGGCATTCAGGAAGAGGAGATGCCCCGGAGCAGCTCCTTTTGTGCGTTGACCCTGCAGCACAGCGGCGTCCTCGTGATTCCCGACGCCACCCTGGATCCCCGAGTCGCCGAATTCTCCACTGTCACCGGTGAAGCGCACATCCGCTTTTACGCGGGCGCGCCCCTCTGTACGCCAGAAGGCCATTCGCTGGGAGCCATCTGCATCATCGACCGCGTCCCTCGGGAGTTCACTGCCGAAGACGCCGCGGTCTTGAAACACTTCGCGGCCCTGGTCATGGATCAGCTGAAGCTGCACCTGACGGTGCAGCAGTTGGGTGATTTGGCTCTGCTCGATCCATTAACGGGTCTTCCCAACCGTGCCAATTTTAACCAGCGGCTGCTGCACGCGACGCGCCGGGCCAATCAAACGGGGAAAAACGTCGTCTTAGGTCTGATGGATCTCGACCGCTTCAAGCTGGTCAACGACACCTTCGGACACGCTGCAGGCGATGAGCTGCTCCGGCTCGTCGCCCTGCGGTTACAGGACTGTGTCGCGTCAAGCGACACTATTGCCCGCATGGGCGGCGATGAATTCGCACTCATCTTCACCGATCTGGCCCCCGCCACAGACAGTCAGCGGATCGTTGACCGCATCACACAGGCCTTCGTCGCCCCCTTTCGCGTGAACGGACAAGAGGTCTTTGTCCACAGCAGTCTGGGGCTCAGCGTGTACCCGGAAAATGCCAGTGACCTCGAAACGCTCCTGTCGCAGGCAGACACGGCCATGTACCGTTCTAAACGGGCCGGCGGCGGCCACGCGTTCTTTCATCCGCGTCATGACCAGCCTGTCCCGGCCGAAATGGAACTACTGGCCGCCCTCCACCACGCGCTGGAACACCGCGAATTTGAATTGCTCTATCAACCCATCGTGCGGACGCATGACCACACGGTCATGTCCTATGAGGCTCTGATCCGCTGGAACCGTGCTGGAACGGTCATCAGCCCACTGGATTTCATTCCGTTGGCAGAAACGTCTGGTCTGATTCTCCCCTTAGGACGCTGGGTGCTGCGTGAAGCCTGCACCGCCGTGGCCCAGGGTCGCCTCCCGCGGGTGGCGATCAACGTCAGTCCCTTGGAATTTACCCAACCCGGTTACTCAGAACAAGTGGCCCTGATCCTGCGGGAAACCGGGGTTGACCCTCAACAGATCATGCTCGAAATCACCGAAAGCAGTCTGCTGGATCCGGTGCGCGGCCAAGAGGTGTTGCGCGAGCTGAGGGATCTCGACATTCATGTCGGTCTGGATGATTTCGGCAT
- a CDS encoding IS110 family transposase codes for MTRFSFLGGCMFVLGLDVGKSELYARLLQIPEPGKFVPLGTGKSVPNTAKGHEQLLAWMRKSGAGGEGTSVVMESTSVYWERVAMTLYEAGCRISVVNAAQIKFFAKSTLRRGKTDKLDADLIGRFGAVMHPARWMPPAADLVELRALLHARDNIVELSTVEAGRHHAMDHRYQPSSKALGFCEARQALLAQQLVEVNEAINALVLTSVRLQTDVTLLRSIPGIGSLTAAVLLVETMHLSQMESSNQWAAYAGLSPVPRQSGNFTGRTHISKIGNARLRRAFYLCALTASRMKNGFGNFYRHLTSQGKPKKVDLARVLWRRSSV; via the coding sequence GTGACCCGCTTTTCCTTTCTGGGGGGTTGTATGTTTGTTTTGGGTCTTGACGTCGGTAAAAGCGAGCTGTACGCCCGTCTTCTCCAGATTCCTGAACCGGGGAAGTTTGTCCCTTTGGGAACGGGGAAAAGTGTTCCCAACACTGCCAAAGGGCATGAACAACTTCTCGCATGGATGAGGAAGTCTGGTGCGGGTGGAGAAGGGACTTCAGTCGTGATGGAATCCACGAGTGTGTATTGGGAGCGGGTCGCCATGACCTTGTACGAAGCAGGGTGTCGTATCAGTGTTGTCAATGCAGCACAAATCAAATTTTTTGCAAAGAGCACGTTGCGAAGAGGAAAAACTGACAAGCTGGATGCAGACTTGATCGGTAGGTTTGGAGCGGTGATGCATCCAGCACGCTGGATGCCCCCTGCAGCAGACCTAGTCGAACTCCGTGCCCTGCTGCATGCTCGGGACAATATTGTCGAGCTCTCGACGGTCGAGGCGGGCCGTCATCACGCCATGGATCACCGGTATCAACCCTCTTCCAAAGCACTCGGCTTTTGTGAAGCACGTCAAGCACTCCTCGCTCAGCAACTGGTTGAAGTGAACGAGGCGATCAACGCGCTGGTTCTCACGTCGGTCCGTCTTCAAACGGACGTGACGTTACTGCGTTCCATTCCTGGGATTGGTTCATTGACTGCGGCAGTACTGCTCGTGGAGACGATGCATCTGAGCCAGATGGAAAGCTCGAACCAGTGGGCAGCATATGCAGGCCTTTCCCCCGTTCCAAGACAGTCGGGCAACTTCACCGGCCGAACGCACATCTCAAAAATAGGAAACGCACGTCTCAGACGTGCATTTTATCTCTGTGCGCTGACAGCCTCTCGAATGAAAAATGGGTTTGGGAACTTCTACCGACATCTGACATCACAAGGCAAACCTAAAAAGGTTGATCTTGCTAGGGTTCTGTGGAGGAGGAGTTCAGTCTGA
- a CDS encoding transposase, with protein MTASKNHYTAEFKEEAVRLVISSQKSCAEIARNLGVPPYLVVRWKQHHEQQGAVGRPQFTGRGVAALSEQEARFKKLERELEITRQERDILKKALAFFAKDH; from the coding sequence ATGACCGCCAGTAAAAACCACTACACCGCCGAGTTCAAAGAAGAAGCCGTGCGTCTGGTGATCAGCAGCCAGAAAAGCTGCGCTGAGATCGCCCGCAACTTGGGTGTTCCACCGTATTTAGTCGTACGCTGGAAACAGCATCACGAGCAACAAGGGGCGGTGGGCCGCCCCCAATTCACCGGACGCGGCGTCGCCGCGTTGAGTGAGCAGGAAGCGCGGTTCAAGAAGCTAGAACGAGAGCTGGAAATTACCCGTCAGGAACGCGATATTCTGAAAAAAGCACTGGCCTTCTTCGCCAAAGACCACTAA
- a CDS encoding IS3 family transposase → MKAAGLKARCKRKFRVTTNSKHPHPVAENLLNREFVAEQPNQKWVTDITYLPVAEGWMYLAVVMDLFSRKIVGWAMRATLQTELVVAALDMAQQIRRPGQGLLHHSDQGIQYASREYRQALERLQALQSMSRKGDCWDNAAMESFFATLKLELELDTAQGNRADTRNLVFEWIEVFYNRERRHSSLGYRSPTRFEQHRATLN, encoded by the coding sequence ATGAAGGCAGCGGGACTGAAGGCTCGCTGCAAGCGGAAATTTCGCGTGACCACCAATTCAAAACACCCGCACCCAGTGGCCGAAAATCTACTGAATCGCGAATTTGTTGCCGAACAACCCAATCAGAAATGGGTGACGGATATTACCTATTTACCCGTGGCTGAGGGCTGGATGTACCTCGCTGTGGTGATGGATCTGTTCTCTCGCAAAATCGTGGGTTGGGCCATGCGGGCCACCCTGCAGACCGAGTTGGTCGTCGCTGCGCTGGACATGGCACAGCAGATTCGGCGTCCTGGACAAGGATTGCTCCATCATTCGGACCAGGGAATTCAATATGCGAGTCGCGAGTATCGACAAGCACTGGAGCGCCTCCAGGCGCTCCAAAGTATGAGCCGAAAGGGAGACTGCTGGGACAACGCGGCGATGGAGAGCTTCTTCGCCACCCTCAAGCTGGAACTGGAACTCGACACAGCACAAGGAAACCGCGCTGACACACGTAATCTGGTCTTTGAGTGGATTGAGGTGTTTTACAACCGCGAGCGTCGTCACTCTAGCTTGGGGTACCGCTCACCGACTCGCTTTGAGCAACACCGCGCCACACTGAACTGA
- a CDS encoding MHYT domain-containing protein gives MDPTQHLAHTWNWGYVALSYVIAAFAAYISLELASRIGHNKDGRRRRLLAQGALLGYGIWAMHFVGMLAFDLDALVQYNLFTTVLSGLAAVGFVTAALFIVDSGRPSLGRFLTGGVVAGFGISVMHYTGMMALQTGAPTTYLALPFILSVVIAVAAATIALFLFAQVSSDRALQLPNATLLRLKVGAGLVMGAAIVGMHYTGMAAIKFSRVVDTLQTDGFTTDTTVLSILILFATFLVLGLALVYIVTGNDNKPAVGKSGD, from the coding sequence ATGGATCCTACACAACATCTCGCCCACACTTGGAACTGGGGCTACGTCGCCCTTTCCTACGTCATCGCCGCTTTCGCTGCCTACATCTCCCTCGAACTGGCCAGCCGCATAGGCCACAACAAAGATGGCCGCAGACGGCGATTGCTCGCTCAAGGGGCGCTGCTCGGCTACGGCATCTGGGCCATGCATTTCGTCGGCATGTTGGCGTTCGATCTGGACGCGTTGGTTCAATACAACCTGTTCACCACGGTGCTTTCGGGTTTGGCGGCGGTCGGCTTCGTCACGGCGGCCCTGTTTATTGTGGACAGCGGCCGTCCTAGCCTAGGGCGTTTCCTGACCGGAGGTGTGGTGGCCGGCTTCGGCATCAGCGTCATGCATTACACCGGCATGATGGCCTTGCAAACGGGCGCCCCGACCACCTACCTCGCCCTGCCGTTCATCCTCTCGGTGGTCATTGCGGTTGCGGCGGCCACCATCGCCCTGTTCCTCTTTGCCCAGGTGAGCAGTGACCGCGCCCTGCAGCTGCCCAATGCGACGTTGCTCCGGTTGAAAGTGGGGGCTGGCTTGGTGATGGGGGCAGCGATCGTGGGGATGCACTACACCGGCATGGCGGCCATCAAGTTCAGTAGGGTAGTGGACACCTTGCAAACGGACGGGTTTACCACGGACACCACCGTCTTGAGCATCCTCATCTTGTTCGCGACCTTCTTAGTGCTGGGGCTGGCCTTGGTCTACATCGTGACCGGCAACGACAACAAGCCAGCCGTGGGGAAAAGCGGCGACTGA